Genomic window (Bacillus vallismortis):
AAAGAGAGGTGAAAGGGATTTGCGGATTTTACATACGGCGGACTGGCATCTTGGAAAAACGCTTGAAGGAAGAAGCAGGCTGAGTGAACAGGCCGATGTGCTTGATGAATTGAATACGATTGTAAAAGAAGAGCAGGTCGATGCCATTGTCATGGCGGGGGACGCGTTTGACACCGTAAACCCGCCGGCTTTAGCCGAGCGGCTGTTTTATGAAAGCCTGTCTGCGCTCAGCGACAGGGGAAAGCGCCCGATCGCTGTCATTGCCGGAAACCACGATAATCCTGACCGTTTGTCCGCCGCTTCACCGCTGACACATGAAAACGGCATTTATTTAATCGGTTATCCGACAACAGAACCGCTTCATATTGAAGTGCCTTCAGCCGGGGAGCTTTTGGCTGTCGGAGCACTGGCGTACCCATCTGAAGCGCGGTTAAATGAAGTGCTTTCCGATACATTTGATGAAAAGCTGATCCGTGATCATTATGATGTGAAAATCAGGCAGGCGTTTGAGCATATGACAAGCCGGTTCCGCAAAGACGCAGTGAAGATTGCCGCCAGCCATATTTATGTCGCAGGCGGAAACCAAACGGATTCAGAGCGGCCGATTGAAGTCGGCGGGGCTTATACGGTGGCCGCTGAAAGCCTGCCGGCTGATGCCGCTTACGTTGCGCTCGGCCATTTGCATCGGCCGCAAACGATCAAACGGGCGCGTACGCTTGCGCGATATTCAGGATCTCCGCTCGCCTACAGCTTTTCTGAAGCGGGCTACGCCAAATCAGTGACAATCGTGGACGCGAAGCCGGGGGAAGAGGCCTCTTGGCATGAGGTTTTATTATCAAGCGGCAAGCCCCTTGTGAAGTGGAAAGCGGCAAATGGCTTAAGCGAGGTGTACAGCTGGCTGGATGAAGGCAGGGATCAGAATGCCTGGATTGACCTTGAAATCCGTGTGGCGGACCAGTTATCACTTGAAGAAATCCACAGACTGCGGAAGGCGCACCCGGGCTTTATCCATATCAGGCCGGTTTTTGAAGAACAGAACAAAGACCGGGAACAGATCGAGGTTAAGCATGTGTCGATCGAAGACCGTTTTAAGAAATTTTATGAAAAACAAACTGGCGGCGCGGTGCCGGATGAAGAAATGGTGAAGCTGTTTTTAGAGCTTGCATCAGGCGTTGAAGAGGAGGATGCGAAATGAAGCCGATCGTCTTAACTATAAAGGGGCTCCACAGCTTTAGAGAAGAGCAGACGATAGATTTTGAAGGCCTTTCAGGCGCCGGTGTTTTCGGCATTTTCGGCCCGACAGGAAGCGGTAAATCCTCTATCCTCGATGCAATGACGCTTGCTTTATACGGAAAGGTGGAGCGGGCCGCAAACAATACGCACGGAATTTTAAACCATGCGGAAGATACGCTGTCTGTTTCCTTTACCTTTGCGCTTCAGACGAATCATCAAATCTCTTACAAAGTCGAGCGTGTGTTTAAGAGAACGGATGAAATGAAGGTGAAAACGGCACTTTGCCGCTTCATCGAAATCAAAGACGAGCACACGGTGCTGGCTGATAAAGCCAGCGAAGTGAATAAAAGAGTCGAGGAGCTCTTGGGGCTGACGATCGACGACTTTACAAGAGCGGTGGTGCTGCCGCAAGGGAAATTTGCCGAATTTCTGTCTTTAAAAGGGGCGGAGCGCAGACATATGCTTCAGCGTTTATTTCATTTGGAGCAGTATGGAGACCGGCTCGTGAAAAAGCTGAGACGGCAAGCGCAGGAAGCCAATGCGAGAAAAAATGAAATGCTTGCTGAACAGTCCGGTCTAGGTGAGGCGAGCTCAGAAGCGGTTGAGCAGGCGGAAAAGGCTCTCGAACAAGCCGAAGCTCATCTGGAAGCAATGAGGAAGAATCGTGATCAGGCAAAAGAGCGGTTTACGGAGCACCAGGAGATTTGGAATGTTCAAAAGGAACAATCGGCTTATGAAGAAGAGAAAAAACGTCTCGAAGAGGAACAGCCGCACGTAGATAGCATGCAAAAACGCCTGCTGGAAGCAGAAACAGCCTCTGCTCTGAAGCCCTATGCGGACAGGTATGCAGAAGCGATCCAGCAAGAGGAGAAGGCTGCAAAGGAACAAATGCTTGCCCAAAAGGATTTAGCAGACCGGACAGCATACTATCATCAAAAACATGAAGAGTATGAAGCGTGGCGCCGGTATAAAAGCGAGAAAGAACCTAAGCTTTTAACCGAGCAGGAGCAGCTTTCCCGCTTGCAGGAGATTGAAATCAAACGAAGTGAGGCCAAGCAAGAGGAAGAACGCAAAAAGACTGAACTCCAGCAGAAAGAAGAGGCTCTTCAATCTGTCATGAATGAATTGGAGACTGTAACAGACCGTCTTTTACGAGGGCAAAACAGACAGACGGAACTGAAGCAGCAGCTCAAATCTCTGCAGGTGACATTAGATGAGCGAAAAAGCTGCCAGCAGGCCGCAGAGATGGCATTGCGCATCAGACAGACTGAGGAGCAAATCACGACAGAGAAAAAACGAAGTGATGCATTGAACCTCGTGCTGCAGAAGATGAATGAAGAGAAGAGTACACTCGATCAAAAGACAGGGGCGGAAGAAAACAATATCGTACAGGCATATGAGGCTGTACAAACCGTGTACCATTTGGTGTGTGAGACGGAACGGTCATTAGCGGGTATGACTGAGCAGGCTAAAAAGAGACAACAAACGCTTCACGCACAGCGTGAAAAAGCAAGAATGGCGTTGCTCACAAAAGAATTAGCCGAAAAACTGACCGCCGGAAAGCCTTGCCCGGTCTGCGGTTCAACGAATCATGATCCGTCTGCCTCAGTACATGAAACATATGAGCTCGACAGCAGTCTTGAAGAGAACATCAAACAGACAGATGTGTTATTGACGGAAGCGGCAGCTCTCAGCCAGGAGATTCTTTCAGCCAAAATCACACTTGAAGAACAGTCCGCACGGTTTATCGAACAGTGTCCGTTTTTGCAAACGATTCAAGCGCCGAACCTTGAAGCGGCAGCTTCTTACGAGAATCAGCCGGTGCATGAGGCATTCGATACTGCCAAAATTGAATGGAAACGAGTCAAACAGGATATTCTTTCTGTTAAAACACGAATGGCGCAAATGATTAGCGCTTATCAGGAGTCTTTAAAAAAGGCCGATCAGCTTAATGAAAAAATCGGTTTTGAAAAAAGAGAGGCTGACCGTATCGAAAGCATCATTACCGAGCTTCAGTCCTCGATGGACAGCCGCCTGAAAATGTTTAATGAAGCGTTTCAGGATCAGTCTGTGAATGAAGCGGAAAAATGGCAGCAAGCCATTGAAGAAAAGGACCGGGCTGCAGAAGAATGCGAAAAACGCATTGAGAAGAGCATCGCGTTTCTTGCTGAGCATGAAGCACAAAAGGAAAAGCTGCGGGAGTCGGGGCATCAGCTTGAACGTGAAAAGCTGGAGCTTCATTATGCGGCTGAACGCATCAAGAGTGTGATCGCGGATTATGAGCACGAACTCGGAGATTACGCAAAACGAGACTCGATCGAGATCAAACTTCGCTCTGTCCAACAGGATCTAAAGCAGTTAAAGGAAAAAGAGCAATCTCTATATGAAGAATTGCAAAGCGCCCAGATGAAGCTCAATCAGGCGAAAAGCCGCGCTTCAGCAAGCGAGCTGACGCTTCAAGAGGCGAAAGACAGATTGGAAAAAGCGGAAGCCGCTTGGCTCGAGCATGCGAAAAGCACCCGCTTTACCCGGGCTGAGGAGGTGGAGCGAAGTCTTATCCCAGCCGAAGAGCTTGACAAGATGAAAGCCGGCATCGACCAGTTTATGGATAAGCTGAAGCAGAATGCTGCAAACTTAAAACGGGTAGCAGAGATACTTGCCGGCCGAGCCTTATCAGAGAGCGAATGGAGCGCAACCGTTACGGCATTACAAGAAGCTGAGGACGCATTAGGCGCTGCTATAGAGGAAAAAGGCGCAGCAGCGAAAGCGCTGGCCGTCATTCGCGACCATCATAAACGGTTTAACGAAATTGAAGCTGAACTGAAAAAACGGCAGACACATATTGACAGGCTGGACAAGCTGCAAGCTGTGTTTAAAGGCAATACCTTCGTTGAATTTTTAGCTGAGGAGCAGCTTGAAAGCGTTGCGCGGGACGCATCAGCAAGACTTGGCATGCTGACGAGACAGCGCTATGCCATAGAAGTGGATTCAGAAGGCGGATTCGTGATGCGGGATGACGCGAATGGTGGCGTCAAACGCCCGGTATCCAGCTTATCTGGAGGAGAGACCTTCCTCACTTCGCTTTCTCTCGCTCTTGCGCTGTCCGCGCAGATCCAGCTTCGCGGGGAATACCCGCTGCAGTTCTTTTTCTTAGATGAAGGGTTCGGCACCCTTGATCAAGATCTGCTGGATACGGTTGTGACAGCCTTGGAAAAACTGCAGTCCGACAATCTGTCTGTCGGTGTCATCAGCCATGTGCAGGAACTGCGGGCACGGCTTCCGAAAAAGCTGATCGTCCATCCGGCTGAACCGAGCGGCCGCGGAACACGGATATCTCTTGAGTTGATGTAAGAAGGGGGAAACGGATATGGCAAAGCAGACTGCCGGAATATGTGAGCTGTGCGGCCGGAGTGATGTCCAGCTGACAGAGCACCATCTCACACCGAAAGAGGAAGGCGGAACATTCCTGCCGACAGCCATGCTCTGTATTCCTTGCCATAAACAGATTCATGCCTTATATACCAATCAAGAGCTTGCGGTTCGCTTAAACGGAATAGATGAACTTAGAAGTGATCTGAAGCTTGCACGGTTTGTCAAATGGATCAGAAAACAGCCGCCTGAGAAGCTGATCAAAACAAAGAAATCAAATGAACGAAAAAAATGACTAAAAAGCAGCCCTCTCTTTGCAGAGCGGCTGCTTTTATCCATTTCCAACCATATCTTGATCGCTGACATCGGGGTCTATATAATTTGTCGCGTTGACTGCATTGTTTAATAGAAGGAAGTCTCCCGTGTTTCCTGCTCCCGAACCGAGCGCAGATTTTGAAGAGCTTTTCGGAGAAAGGTAAAAGGAATCACCAAAGTTTACGACTCCGCCCGATATCGAATTGATAGCTATAGGCCCGACAATTGCTGGCATAAACGACACCCTTTATCGAAGTCTCTGTTTAGTATATGCTCTTGGCGGACTATTGTGAGCGCGGAGACTGAATCTGCCTGATATGTTTGATTCTCGCATCGCCGCGGACAACCGAAGCCGCCCCTGCATGAAAGACAGAAGAGGATGAGACCCCTTGAATTTTGACGTTGCGAACATAAATGACCGGAACCTCGTGGCAAAATGCGCTTTGCACCCCTGTTTCCGGAATCGGTGTCACAGCCTGCTGCTGAAAGATCGGGTAATCCTTGCTGTGAAATGAGCCTTCATTATTGTAAAACGTAGACAGCGAGCGTTGTACAGCAAATACTTTTATGCTCATATCGATTTCGTTTGTGTCGCCAACTTGAAACACACTTGCTATTGCGAGAGAGTTAAATTTAATCGTTCTGATGCGGGATATACGCTTAAGCATTATGCCGGCGACAGCGGAGCAAACGGTCCGATAATAAGAGATTCAGGCGGAGTGTCGAAAATTGAAGAGAGATAGATTGCTTCAGTGTCTCCGATGTGAAAAATAGAGGAGCTGGACACACCGTTCATTCGGATATCCCCGACCTCCAGATTACGGTTGACAACTGTGAAAATCATGCTTGCTCATCTCCTTTCATTTCGGATGGAATATGTTCCAGAAAATGTTCTACAGCACGGATCACGTCTCGCTTCACATGCTCAGCGATATGTTCCGCATATTGTTTAGGCGGTGTCTGTTCTTCTTTTTTGATATGGGACATATAATAGTGAATCCGGCTGTCCATTTGTTTTCTGATGTCTTCAATGACATGATGCCTGTT
Coding sequences:
- the sbcD gene encoding exonuclease subunit SbcD — its product is MRILHTADWHLGKTLEGRSRLSEQADVLDELNTIVKEEQVDAIVMAGDAFDTVNPPALAERLFYESLSALSDRGKRPIAVIAGNHDNPDRLSAASPLTHENGIYLIGYPTTEPLHIEVPSAGELLAVGALAYPSEARLNEVLSDTFDEKLIRDHYDVKIRQAFEHMTSRFRKDAVKIAASHIYVAGGNQTDSERPIEVGGAYTVAAESLPADAAYVALGHLHRPQTIKRARTLARYSGSPLAYSFSEAGYAKSVTIVDAKPGEEASWHEVLLSSGKPLVKWKAANGLSEVYSWLDEGRDQNAWIDLEIRVADQLSLEEIHRLRKAHPGFIHIRPVFEEQNKDREQIEVKHVSIEDRFKKFYEKQTGGAVPDEEMVKLFLELASGVEEEDAK
- the sbcC gene encoding exonuclease subunit SbcC yields the protein MKPIVLTIKGLHSFREEQTIDFEGLSGAGVFGIFGPTGSGKSSILDAMTLALYGKVERAANNTHGILNHAEDTLSVSFTFALQTNHQISYKVERVFKRTDEMKVKTALCRFIEIKDEHTVLADKASEVNKRVEELLGLTIDDFTRAVVLPQGKFAEFLSLKGAERRHMLQRLFHLEQYGDRLVKKLRRQAQEANARKNEMLAEQSGLGEASSEAVEQAEKALEQAEAHLEAMRKNRDQAKERFTEHQEIWNVQKEQSAYEEEKKRLEEEQPHVDSMQKRLLEAETASALKPYADRYAEAIQQEEKAAKEQMLAQKDLADRTAYYHQKHEEYEAWRRYKSEKEPKLLTEQEQLSRLQEIEIKRSEAKQEEERKKTELQQKEEALQSVMNELETVTDRLLRGQNRQTELKQQLKSLQVTLDERKSCQQAAEMALRIRQTEEQITTEKKRSDALNLVLQKMNEEKSTLDQKTGAEENNIVQAYEAVQTVYHLVCETERSLAGMTEQAKKRQQTLHAQREKARMALLTKELAEKLTAGKPCPVCGSTNHDPSASVHETYELDSSLEENIKQTDVLLTEAAALSQEILSAKITLEEQSARFIEQCPFLQTIQAPNLEAAASYENQPVHEAFDTAKIEWKRVKQDILSVKTRMAQMISAYQESLKKADQLNEKIGFEKREADRIESIITELQSSMDSRLKMFNEAFQDQSVNEAEKWQQAIEEKDRAAEECEKRIEKSIAFLAEHEAQKEKLRESGHQLEREKLELHYAAERIKSVIADYEHELGDYAKRDSIEIKLRSVQQDLKQLKEKEQSLYEELQSAQMKLNQAKSRASASELTLQEAKDRLEKAEAAWLEHAKSTRFTRAEEVERSLIPAEELDKMKAGIDQFMDKLKQNAANLKRVAEILAGRALSESEWSATVTALQEAEDALGAAIEEKGAAAKALAVIRDHHKRFNEIEAELKKRQTHIDRLDKLQAVFKGNTFVEFLAEEQLESVARDASARLGMLTRQRYAIEVDSEGGFVMRDDANGGVKRPVSSLSGGETFLTSLSLALALSAQIQLRGEYPLQFFFLDEGFGTLDQDLLDTVVTALEKLQSDNLSVGVISHVQELRARLPKKLIVHPAEPSGRGTRISLELM
- the hlpB gene encoding HNH nuclease-like protein HlpB; the protein is MAKQTAGICELCGRSDVQLTEHHLTPKEEGGTFLPTAMLCIPCHKQIHALYTNQELAVRLNGIDELRSDLKLARFVKWIRKQPPEKLIKTKKSNERKK
- a CDS encoding spore germination protein, which codes for MPAIVGPIAINSISGGVVNFGDSFYLSPKSSSKSALGSGAGNTGDFLLLNNAVNATNYIDPDVSDQDMVGNG
- a CDS encoding spore germination protein GerPE — protein: MLKRISRIRTIKFNSLAIASVFQVGDTNEIDMSIKVFAVQRSLSTFYNNEGSFHSKDYPIFQQQAVTPIPETGVQSAFCHEVPVIYVRNVKIQGVSSSSVFHAGAASVVRGDARIKHIRQIQSPRSQ
- a CDS encoding spore gernimation protein GerPD, whose product is MIFTVVNRNLEVGDIRMNGVSSSSIFHIGDTEAIYLSSIFDTPPESLIIGPFAPLSPA